One Rickettsia akari str. Hartford genomic window, CAAAGAGAAAGATGTTTAAGCTTACTATTAATTCTTGCTTTCATCTCTATAGCTGCAGAATTAGTAAAAGTAAGACATAAAATATTGGTAGGTTCTACGCCTGTTATTAACAAACGTAAAAATCGATCGGTCAGGATTTTGGTTTTACCTGTACCGGCAGATGCCGATACCCACACAGAATAATTAGGATCGGAGGCTTGTTGTTGTAGATTGCTCATTTATGTATCGCTTACTGTCACCACGTGGCTTGACCACGTGGTCCAGTCTTTTTAATTATTTTTCTGGATCCAGCGATCAAGTCGTGGGATGACATCCACGGCCATATAACGACGCTGATAAATCATATATATTACGATTAAAGAAATAGCAAGACCGAACCAAGTTAAGGCATATTCTAAATGGTCATTTCTGATTGCTGCTAAATCATTTATCGAAAGTGGTAATAAAATATCTAGATTGCTAATATCTTGTCCTTCCGTGATAATATAAAAATTCTCTAGATTTAATTCTAAGGTTTGAGAGGCTTCTTTTAAATCTAAAGTTAGCCACACCTTATTTTTTATATCGTTAGCAGGTAAGTAGATACGAGTTTTTTCAGACGGCATAGTAACACCGATAATCTCATGTGGCTGATCGTTGGTCGCTTGGGTAATAATATTTTTATTGCGATTACTGAACCAACCTCGTGCTACTAAAATAACTTTATCTTCTATTGTTTTAAAAGGAGTAACTAAATAATAGCCGTCTTTTTCACTCGACATTGACCTTCTACCATATAAATATATGTCTTTATTAGGTAAAAATTGACCGGTAATTTTTACTTTGTGATAAGGTAAATTGTCTTGAATTTCTGCTAAATTAATTGCTGGTAAGGTTAGATTAGCTTGCATCGAAGCTAAGAATAACTTCTTTTCTTTTAATCGACTAAGCTGCCAAAAGCCCAAAGAGACGAGTATCATAAAGGTGATCAGTACAAGGAAATTTGTTTTCATAGGTAAGTTTAAGGAAGGTTGATAATCGTCATTGCAAGGAAAAACTGTAAGTTTTGACGAAGCAATCCAGTTAAAAATTCGGATTTACAGGATTTTTTTTAATTATTTTCTGGATTGCCGCGTCACCTACGGCTCCTCGCAACGATATTTTACTAAGCAGTTTTTAAAATACTACTAAGAAACTCTTTATGTTTTTGCAGCTCTTCTTTTGTAGGTTTAATAACAATACTAGCTTGCTCTGTTTTGCTATTTACTTGATTAATTGCTAAATTATTTATTCCAGCAGATTTATCAACCATTTTAAAAGAGGATTGTCTACCACCCGTTAGTTCCACATATACTTCTGCAAGTAATGCCGCATCTTTCAAAGCCCCGTGAAGCTGCCTACCTGAATTATCAACTTTAAATCTTTTACATAATGCATCAAGATTATATTTTGAGCCTGGAAACATACTTCTAGCCATAACTAAAGTGTCTATCGCATTGGACAGTTCTAAAAGTTTGATTTCTGCTCTTTTTAATAATGATAATTCGTGATTTAGAAATTTAATATCGAA contains:
- a CDS encoding SURF1 family protein; translated protein: MKTNFLVLITFMILVSLGFWQLSRLKEKKLFLASMQANLTLPAINLAEIQDNLPYHKVKITGQFLPNKDIYLYGRRSMSSEKDGYYLVTPFKTIEDKVILVARGWFSNRNKNIITQATNDQPHEIIGVTMPSEKTRIYLPANDIKNKVWLTLDLKEASQTLELNLENFYIITEGQDISNLDILLPLSINDLAAIRNDHLEYALTWFGLAISLIVIYMIYQRRYMAVDVIPRLDRWIQKNN
- the dnaQ gene encoding DNA polymerase III subunit epsilon, yielding MSSLREIILDTETTGLDPRQGHRIVEIAAIEMMNKVLTGRNFHFYINPERDIPFDAYRIHGISGEFLKDKPLFHTIADDFLEFIADSKLVIHNAPFDIKFLNHELSLLKRAEIKLLELSNAIDTLVMARSMFPGSKYNLDALCKRFKVDNSGRQLHGALKDAALLAEVYVELTGGRQSSFKMVDKSAGINNLAINQVNSKTEQASIVIKPTKEELQKHKEFLSSILKTA